The Osmia lignaria lignaria isolate PbOS001 chromosome 14, iyOsmLign1, whole genome shotgun sequence genome has a window encoding:
- the LOC117607251 gene encoding AMMECR1-like protein, with product MAAGCCGTKKQKLNNSSSVPCNGSVLQNGTHLRNGVIVKPEMGFFCFDVLYCQLHQLDPPKSPNFSNEAFPLFVTWTIGKDMRLRGCIGTFNAMQLHAGLREYATTSAFKDSRFNPITREELPRLHVSVSILRHFEDGVDYLDWEVGVHGIRIEFHNEKGNKRTATYLPDVATEQGWDQIQTIDSLLHKGGYKGHVTPDIRRSVKLTRYQSEKITVSYQDYMTHWHSRRC from the exons ATGGCTGCAGGTTGTTGTGGAACGAAAAAGCAAAAGCTGAACAATTCGTCGAGTGTTCCTTGCAACGGATCGGTACTGCAAAATGGCACGCATTTAAGAAACGGTGTGATTGTGAAGCCCGAAATGGGATTCTTTTGCTTCGATGTCCTCTATTGTCAGTTACATCAACTTGACCCTCCAAAATCACCTAACTTCAGTAACGAAGCATT TCCATTATTTGTAACGTGGACCATTGGGAAGGACATGAGGTTGAGAGGTTGCATTGGTACATTTAATGCAATGCAATTACACGCTGGTCTTAGGGAATATGCTACAACAAG TGCATTCAAAGATTCACGTTTTAATCCTATAACACGAGAAGAACTTCCACGCTTGCATGTAAGTGTCTCCATTTTGAGACACTTTGAGGATGGTGTTGATTATTTAGATTGGGAAGTAGGTGTTCATGGAATTCGTATAGAGTTTCATAATGAAAAGGGCAATAAAAGAACTGCTACCTATTTACCTGATGTAGCAACAGAACAAG GATGGGACCAGATACAAACAATAGATTCATTGCTGCATAAAGGGGGTTACAAAGGACATGTTACCCCAGACATTAGACGTAGTGTAAAATTAACACGATACCAGAGTGAGAAAATTACTGTAAGCTATCAGGACTATATGACACATTGGCATAGCCGGAGGTGCTAG